The Candidatus Abyssobacteria bacterium SURF_5 genome contains a region encoding:
- the hypE gene encoding hydrogenase expression/formation protein HypE translates to MRNLIEEIFVSAFSNDILCELGDSAVIRSGSAGKLAFTTDSFVVKPLFFRGGDIGRLAVCGTVNDLAVAGARPRFLSVSMIIEEGFPISLLKKITRSVTAAAREADVVIATGDTKVVERGAAEGIFITTAGVGDIPEHVSVGPERIDVGDAVLVNGFIGDHGVALILGRGEYDFKSDLESDVAPLAGMIESILMVCPGLHFMRDLTRGGIAAALNEVASASGKAIEVDEAAIPVRHEVSAVCHLLGIDPLNIGNEGKCIIICPARDCDTVLAVMQRHEYGRTAAVIGRVIEYGKAVVIGRTAIGSKRIIDMPSGRLLPRIC, encoded by the coding sequence ATGAGGAACTTGATCGAGGAGATTTTCGTATCAGCTTTCTCAAATGATATCCTTTGCGAACTCGGTGATAGCGCGGTCATACGATCGGGTTCTGCGGGGAAACTGGCTTTCACGACGGATTCTTTTGTTGTCAAGCCTCTTTTCTTCAGAGGCGGCGACATCGGCAGGCTTGCCGTCTGTGGAACCGTGAATGATCTCGCGGTGGCTGGCGCACGGCCTCGCTTTCTGTCGGTGTCGATGATAATCGAGGAGGGTTTTCCGATATCTTTGCTGAAGAAAATCACTCGCTCCGTTACCGCTGCGGCGAGAGAAGCCGATGTCGTCATTGCGACTGGCGATACCAAAGTAGTTGAGAGAGGGGCTGCAGAAGGGATATTCATTACCACCGCCGGCGTGGGTGATATTCCGGAGCACGTCTCTGTCGGACCGGAGCGGATTGATGTCGGAGACGCGGTGCTTGTCAACGGATTCATAGGCGATCACGGAGTCGCCCTGATACTCGGTCGCGGCGAGTACGACTTCAAGAGCGATCTCGAAAGCGACGTCGCCCCACTCGCGGGAATGATCGAATCCATTCTCATGGTTTGCCCCGGCCTGCATTTCATGCGGGATCTAACGAGAGGCGGGATAGCGGCAGCGCTGAACGAGGTGGCGTCGGCATCCGGCAAAGCGATCGAAGTGGACGAGGCGGCGATACCTGTGCGCCACGAGGTGTCGGCTGTGTGTCATCTATTGGGAATCGACCCTCTGAATATCGGAAATGAAGGCAAATGCATCATTATCTGTCCGGCGCGCGATTGCGACACGGTGCTTGCGGTGATGCAGCGCCATGAATATGGAAGAACGGCAGCGGTGATCGGCAGGGTCATAGAATA